The following are encoded in a window of Hippoglossus stenolepis isolate QCI-W04-F060 chromosome 10, HSTE1.2, whole genome shotgun sequence genomic DNA:
- the mtfr1l gene encoding mitochondrial fission regulator 1-like — translation METETEVIPIWQNKPHGSTRSVVRRIGSTLPLKPPQRACFQELPGLPSLRPMTGPMVPTLADIAWIVADEEETYARVRSDSRPLKHEWRPTPLLVLHRNSSVPNFRREGKRMEGLKKPGATALNRTTALQDELSRLRSQIAKIVSSDSGSNPLTPDLLSPDDTSMSFSMAPFETASFPPAATAAASFVISDVTEEEEEEEEDEDEKDVVSVVSELVPDPPASMTASATFDLDRPSMDFREAEEDTVSLSKSTSFADVMDILKDMNRMKMSKDRYNRGCTSLREEDSAILISEALRKKFVLKEEDSAAVNRK, via the exons atggaaacagaaaca GAAGTCATTCCCATCTGGCAGAATAAGCCCCATGGATCCACCCGTAGTGTTGTGAGAAGAATAGGTTCTACTCTCCCACTCAAACCTCCACAAAGAGCATGTTTCCAG GAACTACCAGGCCTGCCCTCTCTTCGGCCTATGACTGGCCCTATGGTTCCTACGTTGGCAGACATAGCCTGGATTGTTGCAGATGAAGAGGAGACCTATGCTCGAGTACG GAGCGACTCACGTCCTCTAAAGCATGAATGGCGGCCCACGCCCCTGCTGGTGCTCCACAGGAACTCATCTGTGCCCAACTTCCGCCGTGAGGGCAAAAGGATGGAGGGACTGAAGAAGCCCGGGGCCACGGCGCTAAATCGAACAACAGCCCTGCAGGACGAGCTCAGCAGACTCCGATCACAGATTGCCAAGATTGTGTCAAGCGATTCTG GCTCCAACCCCCTGACTCCTGATCTGCTCTCCCCCGACGACACGAGTATGAGCTTCTCCATGGCGCCTTTCGAGACAGCATCCTTCCCGCCGGCTGCCACCGCTGCTGCCTCCTTTGTCATCAGTGAcgtcacagaggaggaagaagaggaagaggaagatgaagatgaaaaagatGTGGTCTCTGTGGTGTCAGAGCTGGTTCCTGACCCACCTGCTTCCATGACGGCATCAGCAACCTTTGACCTGGACAGGCCCAGCATGGACTTCCGGGAGGCTGAAGAGGACACGGTGTCGCTGTCAAAGTCCACCAGCTTTGCTGACGTGATGGACATTCTGAAGGACATGAACCGCATGAAGATGAGCAAAGACAG GTACAACAGAGGCTGTACGTCCCTGAGAGAGGAGGACTCTGCAATTCTGATCTCAGAGGCTTTGAGGAAAAAGTTTGTCTTGAAGGAAGAAGATTCAGCTGCTGTGAATCGGAAGTAG